GAAAGTCCCCATTCTCCCTCGCCTACAATCTTATAACTGTTATAATCATTCTTCTTTAAATCTTCAAACATTTTCCTGTCTTCCTCTGAGAGAAATTCATTGTGGTAATAGTTTCTTGTAATGGCAAGGATATTTTTATCCTTTTTATCAAAAAACCTCTTTTTTATCCACATCTCGCTCCAGGGATTTAAAGTAAGAGTAATCTGGGGAAACAAACTTTCATCATTAATTCCTCTTATTGAAAAATCAAGTTTGTTAAATTCTTCTTCGTTAGCTACCTGATATGCTTCCTCAATCCATACCCAACACAAGTATCCATGGCTTACTGTAATCGAGGTTATGGAATCAGGATTGTCAAATCCTCTGAAAAGAATTTTCTGACCTGTTTCCTTAACAGTTATCTCAAGAGGTGAAATCTTAAAATCAAAAAGATGGGAAACCTTTAATCTTTCGCAGGCTTTTTTAAGTTCTGAAAACTGACTGTCTTTTAAACTGTTGTAAAACTGTCTTACACATAAAAGATTTGCATTTTTATGTTTTAAAAGATGATATATGTACCAAAGTGCTGCAGTAGTTGACTTTTTAGAACCTCTGCCACCTTTTACAACACGGTATCGCCCTTTAAAATCCCAGAATTCCTTATAATTTTTACCCACAGTTT
The DNA window shown above is from Oscillospiraceae bacterium and carries:
- a CDS encoding PBSX family phage terminase large subunit, whose protein sequence is MLKIEKTVVDLKKTVGKNYKEFWDFKGRYRVVKGGRGSKKSTTAALWYIYHLLKHKNANLLCVRQFYNSLKDSQFSELKKACERLKVSHLFDFKISPLEITVKETGQKILFRGFDNPDSITSITVSHGYLCWVWIEEAYQVANEEEFNKLDFSIRGINDESLFPQITLTLNPWSEMWIKKRFFDKKDKNILAITRNYYHNEFLSEEDRKMFEDLKKNDYNSYKIVGEGEWGLSKGGYFNEFSYNLHTVPDMEIDFSKDYDFYASFDYGLDMFAAYFYRVDRFLNVYVYREIYKEDIIVSKAAQELAKYIKEENI